A stretch of DNA from Juglans microcarpa x Juglans regia isolate MS1-56 chromosome 5D, Jm3101_v1.0, whole genome shotgun sequence:
AAACTAGAAATTGAAGTTTCTTTCTCAAGCTGGgaaagaaattttaattaaatctgTCATTCAAGCACTACCTACTTATAGCATAGGGGTTTTCAAAATTCCTAAAGGCATCTTGCATAAGATTAACATAGTGATGCTAGCATATTGGTGGGGACAAAAAGTAGATGAGAGGAAGATTCAGTGGATTCCAAAGTATCAACTAGGAAAAAGAAAGGCTATGGGAGGTTTGGAATTTCGAGACTTGGAGTAGTTCAATATGGCTATGTTGACCAAGCAAGCTTGGAGGTTAGTGCATAATCCCTATTCTTTGGCAGCTCAAATATTAGCTTCAAAGTATTTCAATACATGTGATTTCTTGACTACAAAGCTAGGAAGAAACCCATCCTATCTATGCAGAAGTTTTCTACTAACTAGACCAATTCTTCAGGAATGTTTAATTTGGAGGGTAGGTAATGGCAAGGGCATAAGGATCTGGTATGATAGATGGCTTCCAAAAACTTATTCTTTCAAGATTCAAGTAAATGTTCAATTCTCCCTGAAGATGCTCTAGTCTCAGACCTCATTGATAAAACCACATGTTAGTGGAAAGATTAGCTTATTAGACACATTTTCAACCAGGATGAAGCTGGTATGATCACTAGGATACCTGTTAGCCAATGTGGAAGTAGAGATAAACAGATTTGGAAATGTACAAAGAATGGGATCTTCACTGTGAGATCAGCTTATCACATGCAAATTGATCTTGAGGAGAGTAAGAAAGCTCAGTGTTCTGTTAATAGGTCTGATCATGATAAGTGGAGTGTATCGTGGTCCCTTAAGTTGCCTAATGCTGAGAAGGTTTTTTTTAGGAAGGCATGTCATGAAGGTTTACCTACAAAGCTCAAGTTATATCAAAGAAAGGTTGTTGATAATCCCATGTGCCCAATTTGTGACCAGTCTGAGGAAACTGTTGAGCATGCTTTATGGTCTTGTGTTGCTGCAAGAGATGTGTGGGTTTACAGCTACAAGAGATTGCAGAAAAGCAAGATTGCAGATCAGTGCTTCAAAGAATTGTTGTTTCATCTGTTTTATCAAATGAACGAAAGGGAGCTTATGGAGATTGCTATTATTATGTGGAAATTGTGGAAGAGAATAAATGCATTGGTTTTTTAGAACCAGTTCACTACTCCCTTAGCATTGTTCAATCAAGCAGGTCAAAGACTTAGGGATATAGAGAGTAATAATAAAGTCCAACAGACCAGAGTTCCTAGAGCAGATGTTGTTCTATCTCCTTGGGTGCCACCACCTCGAGGCATAGTCAAAATTAACTAGGATGCATTGGTGGATTCTCGACAATGTTTGTTTGGTCTTGGAGCTGTAGCAAGGGATTGTCTTTTTATACACTCATTCCTTAGGAATCCATTGGACGAATGGGTTCAAGGAGATGATCATTCAATTGTTGAAGTAGCGAGTCATAATAGATGTCTTTTCATGCTCAATAATGAATATGATCTAAAAGTATTTACTCATAACTCCATATATGCAGGACCTAATTGATGATACAAATACTATATTTGAGGATGGTGATCATCTTAACAAAAGTAATCCAAACTCTTATGTTGAAGATGAATCTTCTTTTGGGCATGATGTGACAAATGTAGAATTTAGCTTAACAAATGAGCACTCATCTACACATGACTTGGTAGATGCAAGACTTAAGTTGGACGACGATGACAATGATTGTGCCGACTTATAGTGctataaattttaaactttatatttgtatttatataatattcttataaagttattcaatttcaatgaatcaatatttttaactcatttgtatataattttagatGTTTCAAGAATTTGGACTacaatgtataattttttttataagtataaaatcattcgattcaaaattatcatgaatcctcaaattcaattttttaaattgtccGATACATTGAATCGGTTATTCCCCAATTCTAATTTTCCGAGCCTTGACTTAAGTACAACCGACCCAACAATCAAATAGATGAAAACACGCCGAGTTCTAGAGATTCATGGGCTCAAAGGCCTACTTTTATGGATAACATGGGCTCAATGGATCAATCATGCATAATAACCTAAAGACTCACATGGACTGTCTTCCTTGTCacttgagagaaagagaggcaaATGAGAAATGTCGAAAGAGTTCTCATTTGAGACCGTGCAGTTGAACGGtatgttagggaccccggtcttgtccctaacactaaggtccactaacttgccttggtgaagattacgaccgagtgaccttgccaacttgcttggccttccacaaaatgatggtgtttgagtgatggaatgatgatgtacttgggtaggctaagtgtttaggctaaggcaaatcaatgtaggtggctagacttgttcttgagtgaagtGCCAAAATGAGGGAGGTTATGGTTGAATGGATGAGATGTGGTTAGGGTTCGGGTTggaggcaactagggttgccgtgGACTATGGTGAAAGTAGGGTAGGCGTGGTCTTGGAAGATTGGCTTAGGATTATGGGTGTTTGATGTAATGGGAATAGCCTAAGGTTGacccttgatgtttgggccacttggatggtgattAGGGTAGGTATGATGTAGTgtggctagggttttgtgggGTGGCTAGGGTGGATTTCGAGATTAGCAAGAGATGGCTTAGGGTTTGAGCTTAGaatgatgctagggtttgggaatgagatggaagagtgaggctagggtttagTTGGCTTAGGAATGGATATGGTAAGTTTGAAAGATGGAATGAATCTTTGAGTGAAGagggaaatttgaatttgaattaagatgacaagtcaatagtTAACTTAGAGTGATTGTAGGAAGAGTGATTCaaggaattgaagaggatttacaattccttaaattaagggattggatttgggatttgaatttgaaattgaattggaggaagtcaagactcctaaaaggaaagaatcACCTTAGGGAGccttgagagattttaggagTTGGATGAGTGATTGGAGGGATGGAGTGATTTTAGGGGAGTTCCTAGAATTATGAGATTGTATTGGATTGGGTCAACTTTCCttgaattaaggaagttgccaaagAGGACTCTTGATGGATGGCTAGGTCAAGGGTTAAGATGAGGGAGTTGGCACCACTTGGGTTTAGGGTTtgtgtttagggttttggactTAGGGTAAGGATGTGGTCGGCTAGGTTTTATGGTGGATGACTTAGGATGGCCGAATATGGTAAGTGGGAGTGGAGGCTAGGTgtatttcggctagggcaagtttTGATGAGGCAAACCAATTATGAAAAGTGACAAACTTATGGAAAGAATGATAAACAAGGTGGTGGTTGAGTTTGGTGGcttggatggattggaagagcaaaaataatatgaagaacaccaagaacaaacgaagaacactcaagaacacttTGAAGAACACTCAACAGTAAAAGCAATAATACTTAACTACTTGAATGAACCAAAGAACAAACAAGATAATTCAAtacttgattcacgaattgcacaagaattgaataaacctcgtatattgataaacacaacttggattcacgaattgcaccaagttacAAGAACAAGATAGATAGATTGAACCACACTTATTCACGAactgcaaggtgtgatcctctctttggaattcacaaattgcacccaaaaagcccaagtgcttTAGCACCGAAAGAtaatctcaagaacaaaattgtctacccactagggaatttgccaaaagatgtccAAAGATATGaatgcaaagactaagggtcctatttataaggattacaagtTGGAAActcccaataggtcccttgaaaaataaataattaaataaaaattaataacaaaaaataacatagttggcatgggccaagttgacccatggcatgcatgagcccatagGTGGGCTAGGCTGGCTGTTGGCATGTGGCTGACAGGGCCCTGGGATGGTCTGGGCGCTGGCATggctggcatggcccaggcagggGCCTGGGCTCTGGGGCGCATGCGTTGGGTGTGGGCGAGGCGTGCGTGCGCGGGGCGCTGGAGAGGCATGCGTGCGCGGGGCTCGGGCAAGGCGTGCGCGCTGGGCGCGCTATGCGCACTGGGCTGCGCGCGCTGGCCATGCTGAATGGGCTGGTTTCGTCACCAACCTCCTTGGGCATCCTGGGCATGTCAAGGCaggccccatggcatgcccgtgGGGCTGTTTTGGAGCTGTCCAACCTTGTCTTGACTTGACTAGTGGCTTGACTATGGGTCACAAAACATGGGTTCCTACCACAGTAGTCAAAGTCACATAAGACGCAACACGAGGGGAAGAGGAGAATAGGTCTCGGCGTGACGGGAGGGGGCCTATTTCTGTTACtaggatcttttttttttttgaaacaaatgcattttttttttttaaaaaaaaaaaaagggccacGTCGCTGTAGAACTTCGTGTGGAAAAGAGGTATATATCATCATCCTTTAAGGTAATGACCCAAAAGCACCCcctttttgttaaaagaaagtGTTTGTTATTAGTTAGTGGGAAGCTGACGGGTATTTCTCAACTCGAGACTCataaacctatttttttaagattgtgCTGCACCCACCGCACGAGAAAACTCACTAAGAAggctatttgatttttttttcatacatttcttatactcttaaatatttttaaaaaattacaacattattagaaaaacaatacttaattaattaaaaaaaactgtcaAGATCCACTCACGGGAcccaagcatttttctttttctaatttttacatCACTTTGGGGGCTTTTAGTGTTGTCCTTTCCTTCGTCTTACGAAACCAAACTTTATGATTttttagagcattctcaataaattatttatcctattttttaaaatatatcattaaaatttattttttctattttatatattgatttttgcaaTATGTCATCTATCagcttatttgttttttctctatattatttaaatattctttttaaatatttcatttctaccaataaaatttacaatatccatatattgtttatttgtaatttgtttttatatacaatgtaaaacaATTCAGTCTTAtacatataaaacaaaaatatataaaccaaataaaaattacaaataaaatcaaaatatgaaaaaattggtttaaaaatattttcaagatattttttagaataaaatgaaacatatgtgttttaaatgatgaacaataaaaaaaatttgcttacatgataaaaatcaaaataaaagaaaatgagggaataaatgaaatatttgtaaCACTCCGtacccggaggtccggagagttcgCTCTTATAACCTAACGTCATCTTCCATTACAGATTTTTACACTATGATATTCCATCCAAATACGaaatccatttattcaaaataaaaatatacgtTCATCCATCAAGACACTAATTAATtacgtaaaaaaaataaattagaattccACACACTCTCAAAATTTTCACCACTTACAgtaccaaaataatataaaatcctaaattagCTAAAGAGACTCctaaataaatacttgtacccccGGTTATTTATTCTTCTACGAACTTCACAACTTCTCTAACATAGCCTAATCTTACTCGCTTGCATGATCATtataatcatctaaaaaaatattgtgcagATAAGGaataagttatcaacaactcagtaagtagagaacacatactagtatgtaaatataagCATTTTTCAGAATTTAGAATGCATAACagaatatttactttcagagtacaaaaatagaaacatttactttcagaatgtaaaatcaaatcatgtttcgaaaactttcttattcaaaatcttttggcatatcaaaatttgagacctcatcttcatcatattGAAGCATTACATCGgaacagataccatgtttaacctccatggtaaggttataaaataccattatacctgtggctgggtcgtataccatgtttcactccCGTGGTAAGGTCgtaaaccactattatacctgtGACTAGACCATATACCATTTTTAACTCTCATGGTAGaattataaaccactattacacccgtggttgggccttatccactattataaccagtggttgggccgtatctactattattacacgtggttgggtcgtattcactattataacccgtggttaggccgtatccactattataacccttGGTTGGGCCATAAAGGAAACCAAGCAGAACATCATAATCAGACTTAATcagaatacagaatcagaatctcatACTAAGGTTTCCAGATGTCACAACATAtccaaaacagagtactgaacaaattcagatattttcacatattcaaaaacagtttcaaaagattttcacatcacatgtacaaattttcataaatttcatattcgcttaTTTTGCATAGTTTATAAACAGAATGTATAAAaataactcatgtctacactagtcatgacagaaaatatttgctCTTATACAACTTTCATGCATATGCGGAAACACATAACTAAAgttgtttttagatttcttttcaaaacaatcatacatattttcaaatcaacctcgtttcatttttttttatgcaaaatctagtatTGAAACTCCaattacctgaacttcttagtttttcagaatttttctacAACAGTACTGGACAATTGTcaatcgttacctataaaaattcatgtacttaaataaatctccaatgaATAGATATATCATATTTAAACCTGAAGTTCCTATTTCAATTCCTAACATTAtcttaactctaaaatattatcactttctaaactcatcaatatccacttaatgaATCCGTACTTAAGGAAATAATCGAATAATTTTTATGGTTAACAAGGAACTcaataaatattgatattttaaaatatctaaaatactaacaacatattatatattaatagaatattttggCTACTATAacttcacataaaaatcattaagaaacaatttattaatcattaagtaaaaaaacaaaaattctatcgGACCCATCATCGCAACCCTTTACAGGGACATATAGCATTTTCCTTCTTACAATTACAACGCTGCcgaattataattaaaatataattactttGTCTATGCTAATTTGTTGTCAATTTCTTTTTAGTTGTGATTCTTAATTAacttttagttaaaatttataaatcagcATATAACCTACATTTTATAcgtaaaaaaatagtttctataAACGCATCTGTTCtctaagtaaaattatttatttttaggatattaataaaatgtttgtcaagagatatttcaaattttcattctATGGAATAGTATGAATAACGTTATGGATCACATTTTATGGGTTTTATATTTGAGTATACACCTCTTACAAAAATTTGGCTCACTAATATGGATCAAGTTCAGTTAATTTCAGGCAGTCACTTCAAGTTCTTTTTCGAATTTAAAggcctcaaaaaaaaaaaaaaaaaaaaagacacgtGAAGTGGGTAgtgtataatttattatttatctaatactcaaaaaatatatatatataaaattatatatgtatgtatgtatttatgcaGATAAATACTATAATGTCCACTTTACTACCTCTTATTTGATACCCTCAAATTGTATCTAAAAAGTAAGCAATATTTTTTCCCAACAACTTGCCCCTCCTAACCCCTTTCACCATCTCACCTACACTCACTTGGTCCGTCATTGGATGTGATAACTCCGCCTGTACTTGTTGATGTCAAAAAAATTGCACAAGTCGGAAGGAGAGAAAGAATTGTTCTTTACCTACTATAACGATTCGAGCCGCCAGGAGCCTCCAATAGTGATCTAGTGCGGTCGTACGGCAATGGTACATACATCCATGgagataaatagaaaataaatgtagaaaaaataaatagagaaagagACAGATTTACATAGTTCGACATGATACCTATGTCTACAGGCATTTGGGaaggaaaaatttattataatatgtttgttttaCAGGCTCTCACATCCTCACTGCACAATAAAGATCTAGAATCTATTTTCTGGAGTCAATATTCCCGCTAGAGTTCTTTttgtgaggttgaagaagttgTTGAAGAAGAAGCCGACATCTCTTTTCTCATTGTCTGATCCCTTTTCTATCCCTTGGCCTTCGGAGTGGTAAGGGATTGCAACTTTATTCCACTCATTATTGACGTGCATGACTTGCTTTacctcttttttcatttttctcttcttttttctttctatcatttctttattttttctttacactctcatttttcttgttatctttttatctcttcttcctctctcttctgATTTGTCCTTAGTGGGGGCCTTTCatgggttgaggttgtttatttaGGCCTATTCTATCCCCTTCAATCATCACAAGTTCACAACTCTTTcgaagagaaacaaaaataaaagtattaattgcAATATGAATACTTGAGGTCttacttttttgataaatcAAAGtttagtttttcaattttattaaattgatacatgaatttttaaaatgttgCAATCAGATAACCATGCCAATCTCTTAttagaaaactaataaaatattgacACGTGTTAtctcttataaattttttctaaaaaattgacggaaatattaattaagagttttttaaaatttagatattaattttacaaaaattgaaaacttatgtcaaaatttataaaagggCTAAAAATCAAACACTTATTTTACAGTTAAtctacaataaaaaaaactttctaaTAATTTTCCTCCATTTCCCACGCAGCTGAAGATaagcaaaaacacaaaaaagaaagaaaaagaaaagaaaaaacccgCTCGGGAGTTTGGGGCGCTGGGACTCCAGCCAgtggttttgggatttttttttttatatatatatatatatatattgcatgtatttttttaataaattcataatattattaaaaattattttattaattattaactaaaaaataaaataaataaataaataaactcacACCGTAAAAACTAGCTGTAAGAATAGTATTTTCTATGTGTGTTTAGTCGTCGGAGTATCTGTTTGAGAAAGCAAAGCGGTGGGCTGGTATGGAGGCACCAGCTTGGAAGTTCCCAAGAGTTGGAAACGGCAGAACTGACTCTAGCAAGATAGGCTCAAAAGGGGGTTCTGATCACTATccagatgatgaagaagatggagaacTCAACAGGGCTGGCAATGTTGTCCCAGGAAGCGATGCCGGTGGGGATGCTAATCGACTTCGAGGATGGAACCATTCGCGCATCATTAGGGTTCCGCGTGCCTCGGGTGGTAAAGATCGGCACAGCAAGGTCTGGACGTCCAAGGGCTTGAGAGACCGGAGGGTTAGGCTATCGGTTACTACGGCGATTCAGTTCTATGATCTTCAAGATCGACTGGGTTACGATCAGCCTAGCAAAGTTGTGGAGTGGCTAATCAAGGCTGCGGCTGATGCTATTGCAGAGCTTCCTTCACTAAATAGTTCTTTTCCTGATACCCCGAAGCAGCTGAGCGATGAGAAGCGGGCTAGTGGAGGTACGGAACAAGGGTTTGATTCAGCTGAGGTTGAGGTAGATGGGGACCTAAATTTCCAGCAAAATCAAAGCCAGCACCTTTCTTTGTCCAAGTCCGCTTGTAGCAGCACCTCAGAGACGAGCAAGGGCTCAGGTTCGTCGCTCTCGCGGTCAGAAACCCGGGTCAAGGCGCGCGAGTGGGCCCGGGAAAGAGCAgctaaagagaaagagaaggaaaatgacTCCGGTATTGCTCAAAATGTGAACCACATTTCACACAATACTTCGTTTACTGAGCTTCCCACCGGTGGAATTAGCAGTGTTAACAACAATGCTACAATTCCCATTGAATGGACGCATCAAAACCCCGGTGGTGATCCTAATGTATTGCATAAGGCGGCGAGGCAGTGGAGTTGTACAATCCCAATGGACTACTCCGAGTCCGGGATTTTGGGGCCTTCGTCCGGAGTCCAGCACTCGTCGGGATTTTCTGGACATATCCCTTTAGGCAATTCCATTCCACAAGCAATGACAACATCGGCTGTAAATGCGAATACTTGGGACCGTATGAAGTGTTTCAAGGCTTCATCTCCAGGAAGTGGGTTCTGTCCCTCAAGTACTAATAAGGTAAAtgcgatttttcttttttctttttttctttctgggGTGTCCCCTCAAGGCCATATCTAACTTCTAGTTCCAGTAGTTGTGCGTTAGAGTTCTAACTTCTACCTTCATATGATGAGTTTTTTTCCCTGGAATCTGTCCGCGCGACATTATACGAAGCTTCACAGAACTAACTGCCCCTTTCAGTTGGTCCTTCCCTCAAACTTATACGTGGGAAACATCATTTGACAATTTCTCTCAGttgaaagaactgaatgaaatgCTTCTCAAACAGTAGAATGTTGATCATATGCTGATACGCAATTTAACTCTTCAAAGTCCTGAACCAACTACTTCATAAATTCCGCATCTTTGACTTTTTTGTTCTTACCGTCGTCATGATTATCCTAGGAtcattgttattgttgttgtagCTATTGCCTGGAGAGTGTTTGGTCTCAAATCGCGCAGTCAAGGGTTTATGCCATGGAGAAGACAGGAAATGGTTCACCAGGGGATGTCCAAGAAACATGGGATGGCTCACACTTGTTGGCTTGATCACATTTTGCACCATGTTTTTCTCTTCTGGAACGGGAATCGTCCCCAGGATTTTGAACCCTGAGATATATCCTCTAAGGTATCGAGGCATCTGTGGAGGAATTGCTGCCTCTGCAAACTGGATCTCAAACCTCATTGTTCCACAGTCCTTCCTGACTTTAACGCATGCCTTCGGATCTTCCTGGACATTCCTCATATTTTTGGCCATTTCTGTTGTAGCCCTGTTATTTTCCTTGATCAACGTCCCAGAAACAAAGGGGCTTCCAATTTGAGCTAGGTGGAGAGTGCGTGCCTGCTCTAGATGAATTGATTTGCTGGACTGTTTGCGCTGGAATTGTCTAATTGCCTTGCTAGCTAATTTGATGCGTGATAAGGTTTGCTTATCTGCTGATATGCTGTCCGCATACGTAGTTTGTCCCGTTGTTGGTCTGCATTGTTGTTGATGCAGCAGCAGTTGCTCTTCTAGTTTTGCTGTACAGTGGTATTGTCACTGGAATGTTGCTTCCTCTTGTCATCGAGTTGGTGTGCTGTTTTCTTGATGTAATCCTGTTGGTGTGTCGTTGTTTTCGGTTGCTACTGTACGTGTGGGTGTTGTCATAAGGGGTTTGGGTTAAGTTCCCCTTTATCATCACTTTCATGGCTCAAGAGTTATAAATATTACCCGAAGAAAACACAAGATGCTGGAGCTTAGAGCTTTGCACTTGATCAGGACCGGTTGGACAATCTGCCTGAGAATAAGTACCAACTCTTAGAGCACTCCTAATGGCTTATTCATCTTATCCTTTAATATACattatcaaaatctattttttcttcgtatcatttaaatattatactttttaatcttttttattcatttcaaatattttatccaaCTATCAATAATTTCcttatatcttttgatatttgcaatatcttctcatatacaatgtcatataattatgttatattttaaattaatctaaatttataagctaaatcaaaatataaattaattcaaaaaataaaaaagaagagattatttTTTCTGATCATTTCAAACCTTGATGAGCAACATACAGAACGTGggatttgtttttacaaaatgaaataGATATTATCAGAAAACCCAAAGCCATCAACGACCTAAATCATTCCATGCTTGGTCTGTTGGTCAGTCCGACATTTTAACAAGCATCTCTTGTGTGGGCGACAATGCCAATAAAGCACCCAACGGATCTCATTAGTTCAGATGCATGCCAATGCCTTTTGTTCAGAtccaaatcatatttttttataaatgaaagaCTTCATGGTTTTGCCATGCTGAACAATTTTCTGTTTGCTTCATGACTGCAGTTATTTCcatataagttttaaaaatgatgttcTACACACTTGTATCGTTGATTTTCTCTTGTGATGGCCAAAACTAAGCCCAAGATAAACCTCTCATACAAGCCATATATAACCTTTATAAAAAAGACTACGGAAAACGAAACGAAAGGGTAACAGCAAGTAACCATgcacaaaattatttataagaaaaaaattgcgCACAAACAAACCAATAGAAATGGATAAAATCCAAGTACTCTGGATTGAACTTTATTGTGCATACGTTGACAATAAAGCTGAGATCTTTCTGATGTCTACTGCAAAAAATATGTAACCGAGTCACTTCCTCTAAGACCATTACCATATTTTCGAAGCAGGAGGTTTATCTTCCAAATTTGAGCAAATAAAGAGcctttttacttaattaaattctcTTACAGGCTTTCAAACACCCAAAACTTTTAAGACCCTTTTACCAGTTCTATAAAAACCTACCCACCAACACAGAAACAAACTCCAGATTCTGATAACTTTCCTGGGAGCCGAACAAAAACTCAACAGAATCCAGAAAAGCGCAAAAAAAATGGATAGTAACAGAGCAAAAAAATTTCTAATCTTCACCTCAGTCGTGAGAGCAAAGCTTGAAGACAATGGATGATCGGTGATGGAGTCGACGAGCGAAGTCAAGGAAGATGGAAGGTTTTGGTTCTGTCTTTGGCACCAAACAAAGAGAAAGCGTGGGAACGAGTGAGGTCCGAATGTGAATAGAGAGAGTTGAAGCAATGGGAAACTcaggaggaggaggagtgagaaattaattaaaaatgtttacatTGATGAATAGAATCCTCTACATCTAGCAGTTTTTGTAGCTCAATGTAAAAATGTCTTTAAAATAGAAGATCCGATGGAGGGTGTTTTGAGAgcatttctttaaaattttagagaaaaatgtattatacaACATCAATTGGGAGTGCTCTTGTGTTGACATTGGTATATCCAGGACATTGTAACCAGTAAAAATTACTGTTTAAAACCAAATAACCCAATCCGTATTCCATTTACTCGGAGCCAATTGAATGGTTGTTTCTTGATCCCATATTGTCTCTGTCTTCCATTTGCACTCTCTTCCGTTTTGGAACTTCATGAAGAATCTCTTTGCTCCTAAAAATATAggcataatatattaatatttatgtaattcCACGTCAAAGCGTTAATCcttgatatttattttagtcAGTCTTTGGGTTAGCTTCACC
This window harbors:
- the LOC121265677 gene encoding uncharacterized protein LOC121265677, whose protein sequence is MAYGQKVNKDKTSICFSKNTRAEVKNAMIRIAGVKVIESYEKYLGLHTMDEAGMITRIPVSQCGSRDKQIWKCTKNGIFTVRSAYHMQIDLEESKKAQCSVNRSDHDKWSVSWSLKLPNAEKVFFRKACHEGLPTKLKLYQRKVVDNPMCPICDQSEETVEHALWSCVAARDVWVYSYKRLQKSKIADQCFKELLFHLFYQMNERELMEIAIIMWKLWKRINALDLIDDTNTIFEDGDHLNKSNPNSYVEDESSFGHDVTNVEFSLTNEHSSTHDLVDARLKLDDDDNDCADL
- the LOC121263972 gene encoding uncharacterized protein LOC121263972; translated protein: MEAPAWKFPRVGNGRTDSSKIGSKGGSDHYPDDEEDGELNRAGNVVPGSDAGGDANRLRGWNHSRIIRVPRASGGKDRHSKVWTSKGLRDRRVRLSVTTAIQFYDLQDRLGYDQPSKVVEWLIKAAADAIAELPSLNSSFPDTPKQLSDEKRASGGTEQGFDSAEVEVDGDLNFQQNQSQHLSLSKSACSSTSETSKGSGSSLSRSETRVKAREWARERAAKEKEKENDSGIAQNVNHISHNTSFTELPTGGISSVNNNATIPIEWTHQNPGGDPNVLHKAARQWSCTIPMDYSESGILGPSSGVQHSSGFSGHIPLGNSIPQAMTTSAVNANTWDRMKCFKASSPGSGFCPSSTNKLLPGECLVSNRAVKGLCHGEDRKWFTRGCPRNMGWLTLVGLITFCTMFFSSGTGIVPRILNPEIYPLRYRGICGGIAASANWISNLIVPQSFLTLTHAFGSSWTFLIFLAISVVALLFSLINVPETKGLPI